One genomic region from Leptospira tipperaryensis encodes:
- a CDS encoding ABC transporter permease subunit — protein sequence MKKYFLKRFLLIIPTLLGMTFIVFLISHFAPGGPLETEIAKIRGYANAQGGSAKTISEEEIDIIKKRLHLDKPVGIAYLYWLKEILTFNLGESRLHSRQVTDLILEKLPVSLTFGLSGFLLSYLICIPLGISKALRNGEKFDITTSGIILIIYSIPAFAFSVLLLYTFASGELLSIFPLGHEVSDEYESFSAWEKINDRIQHMFLPVICYVSGSFAVLTLLMKNSLLDQISKEYVRTALSKGFSFKDAIFKHAFRNSLIPIATGFGNNLSIVLAGSIIIELVFNIDGMGLMSFQAVTERDTELMMGLLLVQSFLSLIGNILSDFCYVLIDPRIQFE from the coding sequence ATGAAAAAATATTTCCTAAAACGATTTCTTCTCATCATTCCAACGTTATTGGGAATGACCTTTATCGTTTTTTTAATCTCTCATTTTGCGCCGGGAGGACCGCTCGAAACCGAGATCGCTAAGATCCGAGGTTACGCAAACGCACAAGGGGGAAGCGCAAAAACGATTTCAGAAGAAGAAATCGACATCATAAAAAAAAGGCTTCATTTGGATAAGCCCGTCGGAATCGCTTATCTTTATTGGCTCAAAGAAATTCTTACTTTCAATTTGGGAGAATCAAGACTTCACAGCCGTCAGGTGACGGATTTGATTTTAGAAAAACTTCCAGTCTCTCTCACGTTTGGCCTTTCCGGATTCCTACTTTCATATCTGATTTGTATCCCTCTTGGAATTTCAAAAGCCCTTCGAAACGGAGAAAAATTCGATATTACGACGAGCGGAATTATCTTAATCATCTATTCCATTCCTGCGTTCGCGTTTTCGGTTCTTCTTCTTTATACGTTTGCTTCCGGGGAACTTCTTTCGATCTTTCCGCTCGGGCACGAAGTTTCCGACGAGTATGAATCCTTTTCCGCGTGGGAAAAGATAAACGATAGAATCCAACACATGTTTCTTCCGGTAATTTGTTACGTCTCCGGTTCTTTCGCAGTCCTTACTTTGTTGATGAAAAATTCTCTCCTCGATCAAATTTCGAAAGAATATGTTCGAACCGCTCTTTCTAAAGGATTCAGTTTTAAAGATGCGATTTTCAAACACGCGTTTCGAAATTCTCTGATCCCCATCGCGACCGGTTTTGGAAACAATCTCAGTATTGTTCTCGCGGGTTCTATTATCATCGAACTCGTATTCAATATCGACGGAATGGGACTTATGAGTTTTCAAGCAGTTACCGAAAGAGATACGGAACTGATGATGGGACTTTTATTGGTGCAGAGTTTTCTTTCTCTGATCGGAAATATTCTTTCGGATTTTTGCTACGTCTTGATCGATCCAAGGATTCAGTTCGAATGA
- a CDS encoding AsmA family protein, giving the protein MKFIHRVKDFFYSNRIKFLAILLFQILFLALFTILPILSRQDFYKDFILTEIEKSTGLEIQVDQSDLVIFPFPGIELNSVVIRKGDLIVGISDQIKVDISWFGLLGQKVEIRDVYISGGNINLHKSKDGSIDLIEFLQNGKEDSEHSHKTNTIRIFDPTSVKNTAPINPKEILKIGLKNIHIENFYVNYQDDTHTRTYGIYLWKSSFEISFYGDTLDLSLIGKLDGQSFQIYGSAGLDEFPTTLEKLQFQTTIIFDNCSLSIFRDLFFIFPKADFSKTVFNGTVQIKKSVYETINFNVTAQAKNFAYKGGTPFGDIKLNLGVKLDLPIKKLEFPYISMTWPGVAEGTAKGSVLWNQKTNASFQITANYLDYHSVFRLAKLFEFTTAFDDPKRPDGVFYFTADLRNVYALKHRFPVLKADVKYNYPWVTVTSFHAYIYNGEILGKSKINPFKSQFEVQGEVYRVLLDRILMPYVSDRIINGNLFSKFSFVTEVGSRSTDFSGDFFRNMEGSGSLQVLNGELLGYANFMVPVLNTLGKIISFSGIDGRKVEFSSLKSDFKIDNNRFYFQNLKLQGNGLEADGRGSISFEKNVDVLINLRLGGNIVGRALKIPIIYKGIFKQSIPYVDPIWLGSVFAGSTILAPFFTPLGVPYGGGIAGSVVSEYVRDAWEGFKGLFSSKEEKKK; this is encoded by the coding sequence ATGAAATTCATTCATCGCGTTAAAGATTTCTTTTATAGCAATCGAATCAAATTTCTCGCGATTCTTCTTTTTCAAATTCTATTTCTCGCTCTTTTTACAATTCTTCCCATTCTTTCTCGCCAGGATTTTTATAAGGATTTTATTCTTACTGAAATTGAAAAATCAACGGGCCTAGAAATTCAAGTCGATCAATCGGATCTTGTAATCTTTCCTTTTCCTGGCATCGAACTAAATTCCGTCGTCATAAGAAAGGGAGACTTGATCGTCGGCATTAGCGATCAGATCAAAGTTGATATCTCTTGGTTCGGTTTGTTAGGACAAAAAGTTGAAATTCGAGACGTTTATATTTCCGGCGGAAACATAAATCTTCATAAATCCAAAGACGGCTCGATCGATTTGATTGAGTTTTTACAAAATGGAAAAGAAGATTCAGAACATTCTCACAAAACCAATACGATCCGGATCTTTGATCCGACGTCTGTAAAAAATACTGCTCCTATCAATCCGAAAGAAATACTGAAGATAGGGCTCAAAAACATTCACATTGAAAATTTTTACGTCAATTACCAAGACGATACTCACACTCGAACCTATGGAATTTATCTTTGGAAATCTTCTTTCGAAATATCCTTTTACGGAGATACTTTAGATCTATCCTTGATCGGAAAATTGGACGGACAGAGTTTTCAAATTTACGGCAGCGCAGGTTTGGACGAATTTCCGACCACTCTGGAAAAACTCCAATTCCAAACTACGATCATTTTTGATAACTGTTCCTTATCCATCTTTCGAGATTTATTTTTTATTTTCCCAAAAGCCGACTTTTCAAAAACCGTTTTTAACGGAACCGTCCAGATCAAAAAATCCGTTTATGAAACGATCAATTTTAACGTTACCGCTCAAGCGAAAAACTTCGCCTATAAAGGTGGGACTCCGTTCGGAGATATAAAATTAAACCTCGGCGTAAAATTGGACCTCCCCATTAAAAAATTAGAATTTCCTTATATATCCATGACCTGGCCCGGGGTTGCGGAAGGAACCGCCAAAGGTTCAGTTCTATGGAATCAAAAAACAAACGCCTCTTTTCAGATCACGGCCAACTATCTGGACTATCATAGCGTTTTCCGTTTAGCAAAACTTTTCGAATTTACTACGGCCTTCGACGATCCTAAAAGACCGGACGGAGTTTTTTATTTCACCGCAGATCTTAGAAACGTTTATGCCTTAAAACATAGATTTCCAGTCTTAAAGGCGGACGTAAAATACAACTACCCTTGGGTTACTGTTACGAGTTTCCACGCATACATTTACAACGGAGAAATATTAGGAAAATCTAAAATTAATCCGTTTAAATCCCAATTTGAAGTACAAGGCGAAGTCTATCGTGTTCTTTTGGATCGAATTCTGATGCCTTATGTGAGCGATAGAATCATCAATGGAAATCTATTTAGCAAATTTAGCTTTGTGACTGAAGTCGGAAGTCGATCTACGGATTTCTCGGGGGATTTTTTTAGAAATATGGAAGGATCCGGAAGTCTACAAGTTTTAAATGGAGAACTTTTGGGTTACGCAAACTTCATGGTTCCGGTTTTGAATACACTCGGAAAAATCATATCCTTTAGCGGAATTGACGGTCGTAAGGTCGAATTTTCTTCTTTAAAATCCGATTTTAAAATCGATAACAATCGATTCTATTTTCAGAATCTAAAACTGCAAGGCAACGGACTCGAAGCCGATGGAAGAGGAAGTATTAGTTTTGAAAAGAACGTAGACGTTTTAATCAATTTACGTTTGGGCGGAAACATTGTCGGAAGGGCGCTAAAAATTCCGATTATCTATAAAGGTATTTTTAAACAATCCATTCCTTATGTAGATCCGATCTGGTTGGGTTCTGTCTTTGCGGGAAGTACGATTCTCGCCCCATTTTTCACCCCTTTAGGAGTACCTTACGGGGGAGGAATCGCCGGATCGGTCGTATCGGAATATGTCCGCGACGCCTGGGAAGGATTTAAAGGCCTCTTCTCATCCAAAGAAGAAAAGAAAAAATAA
- a CDS encoding LIC_13387 family protein, whose amino-acid sequence MKPKILIRIASILMLIFVLGHSIGHFTRYNTADIRAINTITAMQMTKIPMEGVDKTYDQFYSGMSLNLSVTLLFLATLLWLLSNLVESNPKTVLKLLIPIFFCVFCFSITGFLYFFPVPTLISCLGALSILASIFLLRKES is encoded by the coding sequence ATGAAGCCAAAAATATTAATCCGAATTGCATCTATTCTTATGTTGATCTTTGTCTTAGGTCATTCCATCGGACATTTTACACGTTACAATACCGCCGACATTCGTGCAATCAACACGATTACCGCTATGCAAATGACTAAGATTCCTATGGAAGGGGTTGATAAAACATACGATCAATTCTATTCCGGGATGAGTTTAAACCTAAGCGTCACCCTACTCTTTTTGGCGACTTTGCTTTGGTTACTATCAAATCTTGTAGAGTCCAATCCGAAAACGGTATTAAAACTTCTGATTCCGATCTTCTTTTGTGTATTTTGTTTTTCGATCACCGGCTTTCTTTATTTTTTTCCGGTCCCCACTCTCATTTCCTGCTTAGGAGCTTTGTCCATCTTAGCGAGTATTTTTCTTTTGAGAAAGGAATCATAA
- a CDS encoding CPBP family intramembrane glutamic endopeptidase, producing the protein MEIISILRGFFRKNSKIYILLFGLYGSAFLILFLNEEFGFPLLTSKDFWTRATGVVLLYGILIFLFYWNLSKKRKRLLRKTGAIGFLFVFWICLIALELFDLPYEKILIYLPNDSMFWSWKVLKQMVQLFPLLLIPLIYDFYKSKTNPIPFEKKKTPSYYPILIIGIVLSAIGSFIPGFKEFYPRAPLSTEQFLYHATWIKTLIFEIVYLATFYFTEFFFRKFLIRYLSAAGRYHAVGMSALVYGLVHFQKPNGEILSSFFGGLLMGALSIRTHSIRGGLYAHIALAAGMEFFTGIYVWEKLF; encoded by the coding sequence ATGGAAATCATTTCGATTTTAAGAGGTTTCTTCCGGAAGAATTCAAAAATCTACATTCTTCTTTTTGGACTCTACGGTTCCGCTTTTCTCATCCTCTTTCTAAATGAAGAATTCGGATTCCCTCTTCTTACGTCGAAAGATTTTTGGACAAGGGCAACCGGCGTTGTACTATTGTACGGAATTCTAATATTTTTATTTTATTGGAATCTTTCCAAAAAAAGAAAACGTCTTTTGCGGAAAACGGGAGCGATCGGTTTTCTTTTTGTATTTTGGATTTGTCTGATCGCCCTCGAACTTTTCGATCTACCGTATGAAAAAATTCTAATATATCTTCCGAACGACTCCATGTTCTGGTCTTGGAAGGTTCTCAAACAGATGGTTCAATTGTTTCCGCTTCTCTTGATTCCTTTGATCTACGATTTTTATAAAAGCAAAACGAATCCGATTCCATTCGAAAAAAAGAAAACACCGTCTTATTATCCGATCTTGATAATAGGAATTGTTCTTTCTGCGATCGGATCTTTCATTCCCGGATTTAAAGAATTTTATCCGAGAGCGCCTTTGAGTACGGAACAATTTTTATATCACGCAACTTGGATCAAAACTCTGATCTTTGAAATCGTTTATCTCGCGACGTTCTACTTTACGGAATTCTTTTTTAGAAAGTTTCTCATAAGATATCTTTCCGCGGCGGGAAGATATCATGCAGTGGGAATGAGCGCTCTAGTTTATGGATTGGTCCACTTTCAAAAACCAAACGGAGAAATTCTAAGTTCTTTTTTTGGAGGATTGCTCATGGGAGCGTTGAGCATTCGAACTCATTCGATTCGAGGCGGCCTTTACGCGCACATCGCACTCGCGGCGGGAATGGAATTTTTTACCGGAATTTATGTTTGGGAAAAATTATTTTAG
- a CDS encoding ABC transporter permease, translated as MILSPILKKRFLKFRANRRAWYALITLIISYAISLFAPLIATNQPLIVSYQGKWNYPVFSFYPESQFGGENLTPPNYKKLALREDFKSGPNWILFAPVPYGYNEDNLESLDEGDTPPSAPNAKHWLGTDDRGRDVFTRVFYAYRNALSFGLILVFLELAMGTLIGGMQGYFGGKLDILMQRIIEILSAIPFLYLILIVGAFFGRGFTVLLITYGALSWIGISYYMRGEFYKLKQLTYVDSAKALGVSSFRIMVRHILPNAITPLVTFLPFTLIGSISILSALDFLGYGIPAPNPSWGEMIGQGRERLSAWWLITFPSAALFLTILLTSFIGEGLRDSFDSREKAVYE; from the coding sequence ATGATCCTAAGTCCGATTCTTAAAAAAAGATTTTTAAAGTTCAGAGCCAATCGCAGGGCCTGGTATGCTTTAATCACATTAATTATTTCTTATGCGATTTCTCTATTCGCTCCACTGATCGCAACAAACCAGCCTTTGATCGTAAGTTATCAAGGGAAATGGAATTATCCCGTTTTTTCTTTTTATCCGGAATCTCAGTTCGGAGGAGAGAATCTAACTCCTCCCAATTACAAAAAGTTAGCACTGAGAGAAGACTTCAAATCCGGACCAAACTGGATTCTCTTTGCTCCGGTTCCTTACGGATACAACGAAGACAATTTAGAAAGTCTGGACGAAGGCGATACTCCTCCCTCGGCTCCCAATGCCAAACACTGGTTAGGAACGGACGATCGAGGAAGAGACGTGTTCACGAGAGTTTTTTACGCGTATCGAAACGCGCTTAGTTTTGGATTGATTCTCGTATTTTTAGAATTGGCAATGGGAACCTTGATCGGCGGTATGCAAGGCTACTTCGGCGGAAAGTTGGATATCTTAATGCAGAGAATCATCGAAATTCTCTCCGCTATTCCTTTTCTATATTTGATCCTGATCGTAGGAGCTTTTTTCGGAAGAGGTTTTACGGTTCTTCTCATCACATACGGGGCATTGAGTTGGATCGGAATTTCCTATTACATGCGTGGAGAATTTTATAAACTCAAACAGTTGACTTACGTCGATTCCGCAAAGGCCCTCGGTGTGAGTTCGTTTCGAATCATGGTAAGACATATTCTTCCGAATGCAATCACTCCGTTAGTCACCTTCTTACCATTCACTCTGATCGGATCCATTTCCATCTTGAGCGCCTTGGACTTTTTAGGTTACGGAATCCCCGCCCCCAATCCTTCTTGGGGAGAAATGATCGGACAGGGAAGAGAAAGATTGAGCGCTTGGTGGTTGATTACGTTTCCATCCGCGGCGCTTTTTCTGACGATCCTTCTGACTTCTTTTATCGGAGAAGGTTTACGCGATTCTTTTGATTCAAGAGAGAAGGCGGTGTACGAATGA
- a CDS encoding phosphoadenylyl-sulfate reductase: MLPQELEQKLASLSLEDSLEWISKEFGESAAFSTSLGLEDQVITHVIFSRNLKIRVFTLDTGRLFNETYDLHKLTNASYGKKIETFFPDTVSVQNLINTKGPDSFYDSVDNRKECCYIRKVEPLNRALKDTKLWITGIRSEQSDSRGSLTKVELDSSRNILKYHPILDWSLERTQDFIATYRIPVNVLHSKGFPSIGCAPCTRAVAPGEDIRSGRWWWEEDNQECGLHVVDGKLVRQKSGPKRAI, translated from the coding sequence ATGTTACCGCAAGAATTAGAACAAAAACTTGCATCTCTGAGCCTAGAAGACTCCTTAGAATGGATTAGTAAGGAGTTCGGAGAGTCTGCGGCCTTCTCTACGAGCTTAGGCCTTGAGGACCAGGTTATTACCCACGTTATCTTTTCTAGAAATTTAAAAATCCGAGTCTTTACTTTAGATACCGGTCGTCTCTTTAACGAAACCTACGATCTTCACAAACTTACAAATGCAAGTTACGGTAAAAAAATAGAAACTTTTTTCCCGGATACAGTTTCGGTTCAAAATCTGATCAATACAAAGGGACCGGATAGTTTTTACGATTCCGTCGATAACAGAAAAGAATGTTGTTACATTCGTAAAGTGGAGCCTCTCAATCGCGCTCTAAAAGATACCAAACTTTGGATCACCGGAATTCGTTCCGAACAATCGGATTCCAGAGGATCTCTCACAAAAGTGGAACTGGATTCTTCTCGTAATATTTTGAAATACCATCCGATCCTTGATTGGAGTTTGGAAAGAACCCAGGACTTTATCGCGACGTATCGAATCCCCGTGAACGTCTTACACAGCAAAGGATTTCCTTCGATCGGTTGTGCGCCTTGTACTCGTGCGGTTGCGCCCGGAGAGGACATTCGTTCCGGAAGATGGTGGTGGGAAGAAGACAATCAAGAATGCGGACTTCACGTAGTCGACGGAAAATTAGTCCGTCAGAAGTCCGGTCCTAAAAGAGCAATATGA
- a CDS encoding ABC transporter ATP-binding protein has translation MIRIQDLTISFYSKSGFGFKKNRIAAVDGINLEIEKNEILGLVGESGCGKSTLGRGLVKLLQPESGKIYFEDQEITSLSSSEFFPYRKNIQIIFQDPYSSLNPRMTISEILKEGLEIHEKLTEEEAVNKIKEILERVNLSSDILTRFPHEFSGGQRQRIAIARALILKPKFLICDESVSALDVSTGTQVLKLLVELKNEFGLSYLFISHDLGVVKSISDRIAVMYLGKIVEIGKTKDIISSPAHPYTKALFQSTFDVYDRKKVRTPLKGEIPSTVNKPSGCHFHTRCPIVQEICKSEFPSWKNKEADQKVLCHFPLEREK, from the coding sequence ATGATTCGTATTCAAGATCTAACAATCAGCTTTTATTCCAAGTCTGGATTCGGGTTTAAGAAGAATCGAATCGCAGCCGTAGACGGAATCAATTTAGAAATCGAAAAAAATGAAATCCTCGGTCTCGTCGGCGAATCCGGCTGTGGAAAATCCACTTTAGGTAGAGGACTTGTAAAACTTTTACAACCCGAATCCGGCAAGATCTATTTCGAAGATCAAGAGATCACTTCTCTCTCTTCCTCGGAATTTTTTCCTTATAGAAAGAATATTCAGATCATCTTTCAAGATCCGTATTCTTCCCTAAACCCTCGTATGACGATTTCGGAAATCTTAAAGGAAGGATTGGAGATCCACGAAAAACTTACGGAAGAAGAAGCTGTAAATAAGATCAAAGAAATTTTAGAACGAGTCAATTTGTCTTCGGATATCTTAACTCGTTTTCCTCACGAATTCTCTGGAGGGCAAAGACAAAGAATCGCGATTGCAAGAGCCCTGATTTTAAAACCGAAATTTCTTATCTGCGACGAATCCGTTTCCGCTCTGGACGTTTCCACGGGAACTCAAGTTTTAAAACTCCTTGTCGAATTAAAAAACGAGTTCGGGCTCTCATATTTGTTTATCTCTCACGATCTGGGTGTGGTAAAATCTATCTCGGACCGAATTGCTGTTATGTATCTGGGAAAAATAGTGGAAATCGGCAAGACGAAGGACATCATTTCATCTCCGGCGCATCCTTATACAAAGGCGCTTTTTCAATCCACATTCGACGTTTACGATAGGAAAAAAGTAAGAACTCCTCTCAAAGGAGAAATACCGAGCACGGTCAACAAACCATCCGGTTGTCATTTTCACACTCGTTGCCCGATCGTACAGGAAATCTGCAAATCCGAATTCCCGAGTTGGAAAAATAAAGAAGCCGATCAAAAAGTATTGTGTCACTTTCCTTTGGAACGGGAAAAATGA
- a CDS encoding ABC transporter ATP-binding protein has protein sequence MSSSVLLQVKNFSLDLFSENRWLPVLQNLTFDIKQGEILSLIGESGCGKSLTALALTRLIPSNISRVKSGEILYQGKDLLKLSPKELRKIRGKEISYVFQEPFAALNPLMKIEDQMIEAYLMHISPNRKEAIEKAEYLLSSVGITDIKQRLYSYPNQMSGGILQRISIAMALMCDPSLLIADEPTSAIDVTIQAQLVELLLNLQKQNQMSILFISHDFGLVGTIAHRIAVMYAGRIAELGDTDSVIDSPNHPYTIDLLRSIPSLAKSVHDLLPIQGIVPSPDQYPLGCHYSTRCGSVFDMCKENKPELFSIHSSGELHQSACFLSKKQDSN, from the coding sequence ATGAGTTCTTCCGTTCTCTTACAAGTTAAGAATTTTTCGCTCGATCTTTTTTCTGAAAATCGATGGCTCCCGGTTCTTCAAAACTTGACCTTCGATATAAAACAAGGAGAGATTCTTTCTTTGATCGGGGAATCGGGTTGTGGAAAGTCTCTGACCGCTCTTGCGCTAACAAGACTCATTCCTTCCAATATATCCAGAGTCAAATCCGGAGAAATTTTGTATCAAGGAAAAGATCTCTTAAAACTTTCACCGAAAGAATTGAGAAAGATTCGTGGAAAAGAAATTTCTTACGTTTTTCAAGAACCTTTTGCGGCGTTAAATCCTTTGATGAAAATCGAAGATCAGATGATAGAAGCGTATCTGATGCATATTTCTCCCAATCGAAAAGAAGCGATCGAAAAAGCGGAATATCTTCTTTCTTCGGTCGGAATCACCGATATCAAACAAAGACTCTATTCTTATCCCAATCAAATGAGCGGGGGAATTTTACAAAGGATCAGCATTGCGATGGCCCTGATGTGCGACCCATCCCTTCTAATCGCGGACGAACCGACAAGCGCGATTGACGTGACGATCCAAGCGCAACTGGTGGAACTTCTTTTAAATCTTCAAAAACAAAATCAAATGTCGATCCTCTTTATTTCGCACGACTTCGGACTCGTAGGAACCATCGCGCACAGAATTGCAGTGATGTATGCGGGAAGAATCGCCGAACTCGGAGATACGGATTCCGTGATCGATTCGCCAAACCATCCTTATACGATCGACTTGCTCAGATCCATACCATCCCTCGCCAAATCGGTTCATGATCTTCTTCCAATCCAAGGAATCGTACCTTCGCCGGATCAATATCCTCTTGGATGTCATTATTCCACGCGATGCGGATCCGTGTTCGATATGTGCAAAGAAAATAAACCTGAATTGTTTTCAATACATTCAAGCGGAGAATTGCATCAATCGGCTTGCTTCCTTTCAAAAAAACAGGACTCAAATTAA
- a CDS encoding lipocalin-like domain-containing protein, giving the protein MMNKRNQYNFFLLAARSRIGIYLLFFFFSPLLADDRPFVFPKDHSFHSKYKVEWCYFVGVLKSSEGKEYGYELSFFKGTFGKNKEVFPVHFAISDFENKKHFISQTIERKLGGMADYDSGQIYSGEYSMKILGKTDFRLIAKGKGDSSLSLDLKLNAKTSDILLHGDNGKSIKSRKNPNFYSYYYSIPGLFTKGELTIGEKKIQIVSGDSWMDHEWSSPFDSSQNAELSDRANSWDWICIQLEDGTKIMAFNFRESPNSKSESFATVKLNSGKKVGLDQEGEVSFSHNSSKWKSAKTQKEYPLLWNLFIDSSEKEAALDLKIEPVFEDQEFDSRSTTGFSYWEGAVQIRGTRNGKKVKGTGYLELKGNQN; this is encoded by the coding sequence ATGATGAATAAAAGGAATCAATACAACTTCTTCTTACTCGCAGCCAGAAGTCGAATCGGAATCTATCTTTTATTCTTCTTTTTTTCCCCGCTTCTCGCGGACGATCGTCCTTTTGTCTTTCCCAAAGATCATTCGTTTCACTCCAAATACAAAGTAGAATGGTGTTACTTCGTCGGAGTTTTAAAATCCTCGGAAGGAAAAGAATACGGATACGAGCTGAGTTTTTTCAAAGGGACGTTTGGAAAGAATAAGGAAGTTTTCCCGGTTCATTTCGCGATTTCGGATTTCGAAAATAAAAAACATTTCATCTCGCAGACCATCGAACGTAAGTTAGGCGGAATGGCCGACTATGACTCGGGACAAATTTATAGCGGCGAATACTCGATGAAAATTCTTGGAAAAACCGATTTCCGTTTAATCGCAAAAGGCAAAGGAGATTCTTCCCTTTCCTTAGATTTAAAATTGAACGCGAAAACTTCCGATATTCTTTTGCACGGGGACAACGGAAAATCAATCAAGAGCCGAAAGAATCCTAATTTCTATTCTTATTATTATAGTATCCCCGGACTTTTTACAAAGGGAGAACTTACGATCGGTGAAAAAAAAATCCAAATCGTAAGCGGGGATTCTTGGATGGATCACGAATGGAGCAGCCCGTTTGATTCTTCCCAAAACGCGGAACTTTCCGATCGCGCCAATTCCTGGGATTGGATCTGCATTCAACTCGAAGACGGAACTAAAATCATGGCATTCAATTTTAGAGAATCTCCAAACTCAAAATCGGAATCTTTCGCCACCGTAAAGTTAAACTCCGGAAAAAAAGTCGGCTTGGACCAGGAAGGAGAAGTTTCCTTTTCCCATAATTCTTCGAAATGGAAAAGCGCAAAAACTCAGAAAGAATATCCTCTTCTTTGGAATTTATTTATTGACTCTTCCGAAAAAGAGGCCGCGCTCGATCTGAAAATCGAACCCGTTTTTGAAGATCAGGAATTCGATTCAAGATCGACGACGGGATTTAGTTATTGGGAAGGAGCCGTTCAAATCAGAGGGACTCGAAACGGAAAAAAAGTAAAAGGAACCGGATATCTCGAACTCAAAGGAAACCAGAATTAG